A stretch of Acidimicrobiales bacterium DNA encodes these proteins:
- a CDS encoding SDR family oxidoreductase: protein MSPRVVIVTGASKGFGMAASQELARRGHTVVATMRSPDRDGPAVREGFEDLIHVAQLDVTDGEQTTAVVDDTLERFGRIDAIVNNAGYGLYGTVEDVGVDEVMRLIDTNLLGQLRLCQAVIGPMREAGRGTIVNVASAGVYIVAPLTGLYSASKMAVAAMTEALRLEVKQFGIHVVSVEPGMYRSDWQYGSLDVCRRLENEESAYQEASMRALEAFREMGETRPGTATTGATIADMVELEQEPPLHVPVGDDAYRLREQRRMLTDEAWEQMMLQGPFFHEGSSEGFAGYSA, encoded by the coding sequence TTGAGCCCACGAGTCGTGATCGTCACCGGTGCGTCGAAAGGCTTCGGCATGGCGGCGAGCCAGGAGCTCGCCCGGCGAGGCCACACCGTCGTGGCCACCATGCGTTCACCCGACCGGGACGGCCCTGCTGTTCGGGAGGGGTTCGAGGACCTCATCCATGTCGCACAGCTCGACGTGACGGACGGCGAGCAGACGACCGCGGTGGTCGACGACACGCTCGAACGCTTCGGCCGCATCGACGCGATCGTCAACAACGCCGGCTACGGCCTGTACGGCACCGTGGAGGATGTCGGCGTCGATGAGGTGATGCGCCTGATCGACACCAACCTGCTGGGCCAGCTGCGCCTGTGCCAGGCGGTCATCGGCCCGATGCGGGAGGCGGGCCGGGGCACGATCGTGAACGTGGCCTCGGCCGGCGTCTACATCGTGGCGCCGCTGACCGGTCTCTACTCGGCGTCGAAGATGGCCGTCGCGGCGATGACCGAGGCACTCCGCCTCGAAGTGAAGCAGTTCGGGATCCACGTGGTCTCGGTCGAGCCCGGGATGTATCGCAGCGACTGGCAGTACGGATCGCTCGACGTGTGCCGCCGCCTCGAGAACGAGGAGAGCGCCTACCAGGAGGCGTCGATGCGCGCCCTCGAAGCCTTCCGGGAGATGGGCGAGACCCGCCCGGGCACGGCGACCACGGGGGCCACGATCGCCGACATGGTCGAACTCGAGCAGGAGCCGCCGCTGCACGTGCCGGTCGGCGACGACGCCTACCGCCTGCGCGAACAGCGACGGATGCTGACGGACGAAGCATGGGAGCAGATGATGCTGCAGGGACCGTTCTTCCACGAGGGCTCCAGCGAGGGCTTCGCCGGGTACAGCGCATGA
- a CDS encoding SDR family NAD(P)-dependent oxidoreductase, which yields MNAEATPSVAIVLGATTSVGRAVAARLAEAGARLALVGVAGVETASDLEEVASGLKGLSGEAMTTELAPRDRAGFESFFAAVADRHGQLDALVTVPGAPRPVPADQMSDADWDDAIDGSLSATYCAYRALLPHFESTGRGRVVSVVGDEGRRGAGGASHIAAGHWSIIGLAKSAALEMAESDVAVNVVTSTALDDPRWQDDAYQRYAHATVGEDTATTDRDSTAAALGLRHPTTRPFVSPEAVARAVMMFLTQPDNTMTGSVLDLSQGMAALNTA from the coding sequence ATGAACGCCGAGGCAACGCCGTCGGTCGCCATCGTGCTCGGCGCGACGACCTCGGTCGGCCGCGCCGTCGCCGCCCGACTTGCCGAAGCGGGAGCGCGGCTCGCACTCGTCGGCGTGGCCGGTGTGGAGACCGCGTCGGACCTCGAGGAGGTCGCCTCCGGGTTGAAGGGGCTCTCGGGCGAGGCAATGACCACCGAGCTCGCGCCCCGCGACCGCGCCGGATTCGAGTCGTTCTTCGCCGCGGTCGCGGACCGACACGGACAGCTCGACGCACTCGTCACGGTGCCGGGCGCGCCCCGGCCCGTTCCGGCCGATCAGATGTCCGACGCCGACTGGGACGACGCGATCGACGGCTCGCTCAGTGCGACCTATTGCGCCTACCGGGCGCTGTTGCCCCACTTCGAGTCCACCGGCCGGGGCCGGGTGGTCAGCGTGGTGGGTGACGAAGGCCGACGCGGTGCGGGCGGCGCCAGCCACATCGCGGCGGGCCACTGGAGCATCATCGGCTTGGCGAAATCGGCGGCGCTCGAGATGGCCGAGTCCGATGTCGCCGTCAACGTCGTCACCTCCACGGCGCTCGACGATCCGCGCTGGCAGGACGATGCGTACCAGCGCTACGCCCACGCCACCGTGGGTGAAGACACCGCGACGACCGACCGCGACTCCACGGCCGCCGCACTGGGTCTGCGTCACCCCACGACGCGCCCCTTCGTGTCTCCGGAGGCGGTGGCGCGCGCCGTGATGATGTTCCTCACCCAGCCGGACAACACCATGACCGGCTCCGTGCTCGACCTGAGCCAGGGCATGGCTGCGCTCAACACCGCATGA
- a CDS encoding mycofactocin-coupled SDR family oxidoreductase: MSRFDDQVVVITGGAKGQGRSHAVAFAERGADVVLCDIAAQIPCASAMGTIEDLNHTRDLVEATGRRCVAVQADTRDAAAMRDLVGKTIAEFGKIDVFVANAGIAAFGPIASMPDDMWFDVVDVNLNGVANAVRAVVPHMIEREQGRIIATASIVGREGGPNNANYAASKWGVIGLVKSLAIELAPHGVTINALSPMSVSTDMCHNDKTYTLFRPDLAAPTTDDVRDTFAGLNPMRVPWLELEDSTNSVLFLASDEARYITGTSLDVAGGWNANHCA, encoded by the coding sequence ATGAGCCGATTCGACGACCAGGTCGTCGTCATCACTGGTGGCGCCAAGGGGCAGGGGCGCTCCCACGCGGTCGCCTTCGCCGAGCGGGGCGCCGACGTCGTGCTCTGCGACATCGCCGCGCAGATTCCGTGCGCGTCGGCCATGGGCACGATCGAGGACCTCAACCACACGCGTGACCTGGTGGAGGCGACGGGCCGTCGTTGCGTCGCCGTGCAGGCCGACACCCGCGATGCCGCTGCCATGCGCGACCTGGTCGGAAAGACGATCGCCGAGTTCGGCAAGATCGACGTCTTCGTGGCCAACGCCGGCATCGCCGCCTTCGGTCCCATCGCCTCGATGCCCGACGACATGTGGTTCGACGTCGTCGACGTCAACCTCAACGGTGTCGCCAACGCCGTGCGCGCGGTCGTCCCCCACATGATCGAACGGGAGCAGGGACGGATCATCGCCACTGCCTCGATCGTCGGTCGCGAGGGCGGGCCGAACAACGCCAACTACGCCGCGTCGAAGTGGGGCGTGATCGGGCTCGTGAAGTCGCTGGCGATCGAGCTCGCACCTCACGGGGTGACGATCAACGCCCTGTCGCCGATGTCGGTGTCCACCGACATGTGCCACAACGACAAGACCTACACACTGTTCCGTCCCGATCTCGCCGCGCCGACCACCGACGACGTGCGCGACACGTTCGCCGGGCTCAACCCGATGCGGGTCCCCTGGCTCGAACTCGAGGACAGCACCAACAGCGTGCTGTTCCTCGCGTCGGACGAGGCGCGCTACATCACCGGCACGTCGCTCGACGTCGCCGGCGGCTGGAACGCCAACCACTGCGCATGA
- a CDS encoding Rid family hydrolase: MTSTSTADRGARIPYCSDEMLAPHAELLQTITTNFGFVPSSFRTLAYKPNLLRAVGDLSAAVMSSDSLTPARLRWMVSYVSSRAAGCTYCSAHTAYNLAEVCDVDHETLDELWTFEVSNRFTEAERAALRVAVAAGGVGNVTDEQISALADHYGPEEIVELVAAISLFGFLNRWNDTLGTPLEDGPDHMVELLGGGTSRAARGSAGSAATDQALRSGSFIFVNGQLALDDAGEIVGPGDARAQAERCLQNIADALAAHGASLGDLVKLTCFVLDADDFPGYAAAKAALLPSAEVSSTTVVVRDLLIPGALLEIDAIAAAPSASAPSTTGELP; encoded by the coding sequence ATGACGAGCACCTCCACGGCCGACCGCGGGGCCCGGATCCCGTACTGCAGCGACGAGATGCTCGCGCCCCACGCCGAACTGCTCCAGACGATCACGACCAACTTCGGCTTCGTTCCGTCCAGCTTCCGCACGCTCGCCTACAAGCCGAACCTGCTGCGCGCCGTCGGCGATCTCAGCGCCGCGGTCATGAGCTCCGACAGTCTCACGCCGGCACGGCTGCGCTGGATGGTGTCCTACGTCTCGAGCCGCGCCGCCGGATGCACGTACTGCTCGGCCCACACCGCCTACAACCTCGCGGAAGTGTGCGACGTCGACCACGAGACGCTCGACGAGCTGTGGACCTTCGAGGTCAGCAATCGCTTCACCGAAGCCGAGCGTGCCGCGCTGCGGGTGGCGGTGGCCGCCGGGGGCGTCGGCAACGTCACCGACGAGCAGATCTCGGCCCTCGCGGACCACTACGGACCCGAGGAGATCGTGGAACTCGTGGCCGCCATCTCGCTGTTCGGGTTCCTCAACCGGTGGAACGACACGCTCGGCACACCGCTGGAGGACGGGCCCGACCACATGGTCGAACTCCTCGGCGGCGGGACGTCGCGCGCCGCTCGAGGCTCGGCAGGCTCGGCGGCAACGGATCAGGCGCTTCGCTCCGGATCGTTCATCTTCGTCAACGGTCAGTTGGCGCTCGACGACGCCGGTGAGATCGTCGGCCCCGGGGATGCCCGGGCCCAGGCCGAACGGTGCCTGCAGAACATCGCCGATGCGCTCGCCGCCCACGGTGCGTCCCTCGGTGATCTGGTCAAGCTCACGTGCTTCGTCCTCGACGCCGACGACTTCCCGGGCTACGCGGCCGCGAAGGCGGCGCTTCTGCCCTCGGCGGAGGTCTCCAGCACGACCGTCGTCGTCCGCGATCTTCTGATCCCGGGTGCGCTGCTCGAGATCGACGCCATCGCGGCTGCCCCTTCCGCATCCGCGCCGTCCACCACCGGAGAACTTCCATGA
- a CDS encoding PLP-dependent aminotransferase family protein — translation MSRDIASLYAPAAAGGPPLFFPTPERPIFFNFDQGNPDPATYPLDLLERLSHEVLEEAGGDALSYFDPDTGYEELVYGFRGLRTALADRLNERDGREFDADNVILTSGAVQALSLAARAFAGPGDAVFVEAVTFPYASSFLAGTGADVVAVPVDADGLDVHALADAIDAAAARGLRPKLVYTIATFQLPTGMSMPPSRRERLLQLADRHDLVVIEDNVYYDLRYDGEPPPTLLSMDETGLVMQSDSFSKTVAPGLRLGWMVGHPDVIGGLAAVREDLGVSQFLARVMARYLEGGHHGPQVATLRDVYRAKRDAAVTALHEHCSEYLTFRVPEGSFFLWLELGDGVDWDRAAEAVQREGVFCRPGERFTDDGSGRQFLRLAFSLPSVDEITQGIAALGRALRDSST, via the coding sequence ATGAGCCGTGACATCGCGAGCCTGTACGCGCCGGCCGCCGCCGGCGGACCCCCGCTCTTCTTCCCGACCCCCGAGCGTCCGATCTTCTTCAACTTCGATCAGGGCAATCCGGACCCGGCGACGTATCCGCTCGACCTGCTCGAGCGGCTCTCGCACGAGGTGCTCGAGGAGGCGGGCGGCGACGCGCTCAGCTACTTCGATCCGGACACCGGCTACGAGGAGCTCGTCTACGGCTTCCGGGGTCTGCGGACTGCTCTCGCCGACCGACTCAACGAGCGCGACGGCCGCGAGTTCGACGCCGACAACGTGATCCTCACCTCGGGTGCGGTCCAGGCGCTGTCGCTCGCGGCGCGGGCGTTCGCCGGGCCGGGCGACGCCGTCTTCGTCGAGGCCGTCACCTTCCCGTACGCGTCGTCGTTCCTGGCCGGCACCGGAGCCGACGTCGTGGCCGTCCCGGTCGACGCCGACGGTCTCGATGTCCACGCGCTCGCCGACGCGATCGACGCGGCGGCGGCTCGCGGTCTGCGCCCGAAGCTCGTCTACACGATCGCGACGTTCCAGCTGCCGACGGGGATGTCGATGCCCCCCTCGCGCCGCGAGCGCCTGCTCCAGCTGGCCGATCGCCACGACCTCGTCGTCATCGAGGACAACGTCTACTACGACCTGCGCTACGACGGAGAGCCCCCGCCGACGTTGCTCAGCATGGACGAGACGGGGCTCGTCATGCAGTCGGACAGCTTCTCCAAGACGGTGGCGCCCGGGTTGCGCCTCGGTTGGATGGTGGGGCACCCCGACGTGATCGGCGGTCTCGCCGCGGTGCGTGAGGACCTCGGCGTGAGTCAGTTCCTCGCCCGGGTCATGGCCCGCTATCTCGAAGGTGGCCACCACGGCCCCCAGGTGGCGACCCTCCGGGACGTCTACCGGGCCAAGCGGGACGCGGCGGTCACCGCCCTGCACGAGCACTGTTCGGAGTATCTGACGTTCCGGGTGCCCGAGGGCTCGTTCTTCCTCTGGCTCGAGCTCGGCGACGGCGTCGACTGGGACCGGGCGGCCGAGGCCGTGCAGCGCGAGGGGGTCTTCTGTCGCCCCGGTGAACGGTTCACCGACGACGGCTCGGGTCGCCAGTTCCTCCGCCTCGCCTTCAGCCTCCCGAGCGTCGACGAAATCACCCAGGGCATCGCCGCGCTGGGTCGAGCACTGCGAGACTCCTCCACATGA
- a CDS encoding ABC transporter ATP-binding protein yields MTDITRPKISARSVERVFAAETDNPVHALGPFDLDIAEGEFCCIVGPSGCGKSTFLRIVAGLLRPSAGAVEVDLAGTSKTPIAMVFQDYGIYPWKTVEANVRFGLEVGGMSKKEARERALFWLGRLGLTEFRNAYPDKLSGGMRQRVAIARALAVEPEILLMDEPFAALDAQLRQILQEELLALWEADKRTVLFITHSLEEAIVLGDRVLVMTARPGRMLESVQVPFDRPRTPELRAEPEFNEFKAGLWDHLKLQVEQYLNELRTVEEEGDER; encoded by the coding sequence ATGACCGACATCACTCGCCCGAAGATCTCGGCTCGTTCCGTGGAACGGGTCTTCGCTGCGGAGACCGACAATCCGGTCCACGCGCTCGGACCGTTCGACCTCGACATCGCCGAGGGGGAGTTCTGCTGCATCGTCGGCCCGTCCGGCTGCGGGAAGTCCACCTTCCTGCGCATCGTCGCCGGCCTGCTCCGGCCGTCGGCCGGCGCCGTCGAGGTCGACCTCGCCGGCACGTCGAAGACCCCGATCGCCATGGTCTTCCAGGACTACGGCATCTACCCGTGGAAGACCGTGGAGGCCAACGTCCGCTTCGGGCTCGAGGTCGGCGGCATGTCCAAGAAGGAGGCGCGCGAGCGGGCGCTGTTCTGGCTCGGCCGGCTCGGGCTCACCGAGTTCCGCAATGCCTATCCCGACAAGCTCTCCGGCGGCATGCGCCAGCGCGTCGCCATCGCCCGGGCCCTCGCGGTCGAGCCCGAGATCCTCCTGATGGACGAACCCTTCGCCGCGCTCGACGCCCAGCTTCGCCAGATCCTCCAGGAAGAACTCCTCGCACTCTGGGAGGCGGACAAGCGCACGGTGCTGTTCATCACCCACAGCCTCGAGGAGGCGATCGTGTTGGGCGATCGCGTGCTCGTGATGACGGCTCGGCCGGGCCGCATGCTCGAGTCGGTCCAGGTGCCCTTCGATCGGCCCCGCACACCCGAGCTGCGGGCCGAGCCCGAGTTCAACGAGTTCAAGGCCGGCCTCTGGGACCACCTGAAGCTCCAGGTCGAGCAGTACCTCAACGAGTTGCGCACCGTCGAAGAGGAAGGTGACGAGCGATGA
- a CDS encoding ABC transporter permease, translating into MTSTDPNTHVDKRGPRVLRREPGVAEIKPRAHVRNRKAAERALAVGVPAVLLLIWQLAHHYEWNLLGYWKIDQRFYASPYEIVTSEKLREADFWRDVWTSTRRMLIGFALGAGAGVFIGLTMGMSRLIRAALDPLLTALYTVPKLALLPLFLTIFGFDERPRVMLIAVTVFFFVWISTMAAIMAVPEGYREAAMSFGVSRWQMFRHVLLPGSLPQIFVGLRIAAGVAVLILIGVELVIPSQGGIGSLIERGRTLLIPELTYVGIALAALLGLLFTLVVRWIGRLLIPWAPEDNAPGQG; encoded by the coding sequence ATGACGAGCACGGACCCGAACACGCACGTCGACAAGCGGGGCCCGCGCGTCCTGCGGCGCGAGCCCGGCGTGGCCGAGATCAAGCCCCGCGCCCATGTGCGCAACCGCAAGGCCGCGGAACGCGCCCTCGCCGTCGGCGTGCCCGCCGTCCTCCTCCTCATCTGGCAGCTCGCCCACCACTACGAGTGGAACCTGCTCGGCTACTGGAAGATCGATCAGCGCTTCTACGCGTCCCCCTACGAGATCGTCACGTCGGAGAAGCTCCGCGAGGCCGACTTCTGGCGCGACGTGTGGACCAGCACCCGACGGATGCTCATCGGATTCGCGCTCGGCGCCGGTGCCGGGGTGTTCATCGGCCTGACCATGGGGATGTCCCGGCTCATCCGGGCGGCGCTCGATCCACTGCTCACCGCGCTGTACACCGTGCCGAAGCTCGCTCTGCTGCCCCTGTTCCTCACCATCTTCGGCTTCGACGAGCGCCCCCGGGTGATGCTCATCGCCGTGACGGTCTTCTTCTTCGTCTGGATCTCGACGATGGCCGCGATCATGGCGGTGCCCGAGGGCTACCGCGAGGCCGCCATGAGCTTCGGCGTGAGTCGATGGCAGATGTTCCGACACGTGCTGTTGCCGGGGTCGTTGCCCCAGATCTTCGTCGGGCTCCGTATCGCGGCCGGCGTCGCGGTGCTGATCCTCATCGGCGTGGAGCTCGTCATCCCGAGCCAGGGCGGCATCGGATCGTTGATCGAGCGGGGCCGCACACTCCTGATTCCCGAGCTCACCTACGTCGGCATCGCGCTCGCCGCCCTGCTCGGGCTGCTGTTCACCCTCGTGGTCCGATGGATCGGCCGACTGCTGATCCCCTGGGCCCCCGAGGACAACGCGCCGGGGCAGGGCTAG
- a CDS encoding N-acyl homoserine lactonase family protein → MDVTIEPLACGTLTAGRSMFEAGGDDAPIEIPVPAWLIRHGGDLALFDCGMHRDLTAAGPAREVVELFFGLGVGPDDLIGARLEEAGVDPTDVGTVILSHLHFDHVGGLAQLPDARVLVQRDEWQAGFDDDLAAANSFNPSDYDLGHDIVHLDGEHDVFGDGRVVCIPTPGHTPGHQSLRVRLRDHEVVLCADCAYFSTTIDGGPLPPIGHDHAQQAASIERLRALRQGGAMLVPGHDPATFAQLPERLG, encoded by the coding sequence ATGGACGTGACCATCGAACCCCTCGCCTGCGGCACCCTCACAGCCGGTCGATCGATGTTCGAGGCGGGCGGCGACGACGCGCCGATCGAGATCCCGGTGCCGGCCTGGCTCATCCGTCACGGTGGCGATCTCGCCCTCTTCGACTGCGGTATGCACCGCGACCTGACCGCCGCTGGACCGGCCCGCGAGGTCGTGGAGCTCTTCTTCGGCCTCGGCGTGGGCCCCGACGACCTGATCGGCGCACGACTCGAAGAGGCCGGCGTCGACCCGACCGACGTCGGCACCGTCATCCTGTCGCACCTGCACTTCGACCATGTCGGAGGTCTGGCCCAGCTGCCCGACGCCCGCGTGCTCGTGCAACGCGACGAGTGGCAGGCCGGGTTCGACGACGACCTCGCCGCGGCGAACTCGTTCAACCCGTCGGACTACGACCTCGGCCACGACATCGTGCACCTGGATGGCGAGCACGATGTGTTCGGCGACGGCCGGGTGGTGTGCATCCCGACGCCGGGCCACACGCCGGGCCACCAGTCACTGCGGGTCCGACTCCGCGACCACGAGGTGGTGCTGTGCGCCGACTGTGCCTACTTCAGCACCACGATCGACGGCGGCCCGCTGCCCCCGATCGGACACGATCATGCGCAACAGGCGGCGAGCATCGAGCGGCTGCGGGCGCTCCGCCAGGGCGGCGCGATGCTCGTTCCCGGGCACGACCCGGCGACGTTCGCCCAGCTCCCGGAGCGGCTCGGCTGA
- a CDS encoding DUF1905 domain-containing protein: MDATFEFSAELYEWDARDDSSWVFVTLPADLGEDIRDMALPRRGFGSVKVRVRCGSSEWRTSVFPDSKSGSYVLPLKKAVRTKEKIDVGDTAAFEIDVAPE, encoded by the coding sequence ATGGACGCCACCTTCGAGTTCTCGGCGGAGCTCTACGAGTGGGACGCCCGCGACGATTCGTCGTGGGTGTTCGTCACCCTGCCCGCGGATCTCGGCGAGGACATCCGGGACATGGCCCTGCCTCGGCGAGGGTTCGGCTCGGTGAAGGTGCGGGTGCGGTGCGGGTCGAGTGAGTGGCGCACGTCGGTGTTCCCCGACTCGAAGTCCGGCTCCTACGTCCTACCGCTCAAGAAAGCGGTCCGGACAAAGGAGAAGATCGACGTGGGTGACACTGCGGCATTCGAGATCGACGTGGCGCCCGAATGA
- a CDS encoding nuclear transport factor 2 family protein has translation MSATGRARREAVVIEHMASENVQDWARTMATFGHPRYELPGGEIHDGAEDVMRYWIEGRTLVPDQRNELIELTHLDERRVQIEFWLRGTPTASGRPFERRLWAIFDFGDDDLMVNERVFLEPPDEA, from the coding sequence ATGAGCGCGACCGGTCGGGCGCGGCGCGAGGCCGTCGTCATCGAGCACATGGCGTCCGAGAACGTGCAGGACTGGGCCCGGACGATGGCCACCTTCGGTCACCCCCGCTACGAGCTGCCCGGGGGCGAGATCCACGACGGCGCCGAGGACGTCATGCGTTACTGGATCGAGGGGCGCACGCTCGTGCCCGATCAGCGCAACGAGCTCATCGAGCTGACCCATCTCGACGAGCGGCGGGTGCAGATCGAGTTCTGGCTGCGGGGCACGCCGACGGCGAGCGGTCGTCCCTTCGAACGGCGGCTCTGGGCCATCTTCGACTTCGGCGACGACGACCTGATGGTCAACGAGCGGGTGTTCCTCGAGCCGCCCGACGAAGCCTGA
- a CDS encoding acetyl-CoA hydrolase/transferase C-terminal domain-containing protein, whose product MPDPISPADAVELIRPTDTLAVPLGPGVPGQFLHALAARDGWTDLEVSGALLPDLYELFLRPGVRLRSGFFGPAERFLLDAGADVQFVPADFRRFAPLLEQIRPRVMATAATEPDADGWMSLSLHAGASVEELRRAAADPERLCVVETSAAFPRTIGLPPEHRHALHVDEVDVVIAGDANPFVLADKEASEVDAAIARIAAAYIPDGATLQTGIGGIPNTVAALLADGPGGGYGIHSEMFTTGLMRLCKAGKVTNDHKGEFDGFAVTTFAAGTDELYEWLDGNDAVRFLPVDVVNSPENISRNREMITINGAMSIDLAGQVIADTIDGRQFSGIGGHEDFIAGAGLELSDRSLICLPSTTEVEGRRVSRIAGVAAAGSIVTTPRHQVDVVITEYGAAELAGQSVRERALALAAIAHPDFRDDLLEQAADWPN is encoded by the coding sequence ATGCCTGACCCCATTTCGCCGGCCGACGCGGTCGAACTCATCCGACCGACCGACACCCTGGCGGTGCCGCTGGGCCCCGGCGTGCCCGGCCAGTTCCTCCACGCCCTCGCGGCCCGGGATGGGTGGACCGACCTCGAGGTGTCGGGCGCCCTGCTCCCCGACCTCTACGAGCTGTTCCTGCGCCCCGGCGTGCGCCTGCGGAGCGGTTTCTTCGGCCCGGCCGAGCGGTTCCTGCTCGACGCCGGGGCCGACGTGCAGTTCGTGCCGGCCGACTTCCGGCGCTTCGCTCCCCTGCTCGAGCAGATCCGACCCCGCGTCATGGCCACCGCGGCGACCGAGCCCGACGCCGACGGCTGGATGAGCCTCTCGCTGCACGCCGGCGCGTCCGTCGAGGAACTCCGTCGCGCCGCGGCCGACCCGGAGCGGCTCTGTGTCGTCGAGACGAGCGCGGCGTTCCCCCGCACCATCGGGCTGCCGCCCGAGCACCGTCACGCTCTGCATGTCGACGAGGTCGACGTGGTCATCGCCGGCGATGCGAATCCGTTCGTGCTCGCCGACAAGGAGGCAAGCGAGGTCGATGCCGCCATCGCCCGGATCGCGGCGGCCTACATCCCCGATGGCGCCACGCTCCAGACCGGGATCGGCGGCATCCCCAACACGGTGGCGGCGCTGCTCGCCGACGGGCCCGGCGGCGGCTACGGCATCCACTCCGAGATGTTCACCACAGGGCTGATGCGGCTGTGCAAGGCCGGCAAGGTCACCAACGACCACAAGGGCGAGTTCGACGGCTTCGCCGTCACCACGTTCGCCGCCGGCACCGACGAGCTCTACGAGTGGCTCGACGGGAACGACGCCGTGCGCTTCCTGCCGGTCGACGTAGTCAACTCGCCGGAGAACATCAGCCGCAACCGCGAGATGATCACGATCAACGGCGCGATGAGCATCGATCTCGCCGGCCAGGTCATCGCCGACACGATCGACGGTCGCCAGTTCTCCGGCATCGGCGGACACGAGGACTTCATCGCGGGAGCCGGACTGGAGCTCTCGGACCGCTCCCTGATCTGCCTGCCGTCCACCACCGAGGTCGAGGGCCGACGGGTTTCGCGGATCGCCGGCGTCGCCGCCGCCGGCAGCATCGTCACCACGCCCCGCCATCAGGTCGACGTCGTCATCACCGAGTACGGGGCGGCCGAGCTGGCCGGACAGTCGGTGCGGGAACGGGCGCTCGCCCTTGCCGCGATCGCCCACCCCGACTTCCGGGACGACCTGCTCGAACAGGCCGCTGACTGGCCGAACTGA
- a CDS encoding DUF222 domain-containing protein, with protein sequence MDEIPLERLETEITSWSGNLAAATAQLLGWIADYDEREGWRTWGARSCAEWLSWKCGDSLHTAREKVRVARALQALPVAASAFSAGELSYSKVRAITRVACGEDDADWVEQARHATGAQLDRLVSAVIRSLDEDDPRGALERRRCVRGDGNRGTGTLRIEAPRDMIDTIAAAVEVVATRIIDEAVSGSDRRRTEVIAERGGLAAVRVDALLQIAEQALAAAPAAAERGDVGRLSLVVDTETLSAIADEPSDGVCTLGGQAVDPEIARRWACDIRSSVVIDHEGHGCDEGRETRVLNRRLRRALLRRDHGSCRFPGCGVNSWLHAHHIIHWADHGPTELANLVSLCGFHHRLVHEGGWTVELTAGGVAWRDPDGESLITPPLAGSASDIPPTSTAPAAGRWHRDGLDFHFAVAVVTEHCLRARARAGVPAGTSASTPRHTDRTRKERRSLSRDQRPE encoded by the coding sequence ATGGACGAGATCCCACTGGAGCGGTTGGAGACCGAGATCACCTCGTGGAGCGGCAACCTGGCGGCGGCCACCGCCCAGCTTCTCGGCTGGATCGCCGACTACGACGAACGGGAGGGTTGGCGCACCTGGGGCGCCCGCTCGTGCGCCGAATGGCTGTCGTGGAAGTGCGGCGATTCGCTCCACACGGCCCGTGAAAAGGTGCGGGTCGCTCGTGCGCTGCAGGCCCTTCCGGTGGCCGCTTCGGCGTTCTCGGCGGGCGAGCTCTCCTACAGCAAGGTGCGGGCCATCACCCGGGTGGCCTGCGGGGAGGACGATGCCGACTGGGTCGAGCAGGCCCGCCACGCCACCGGCGCCCAACTCGACCGGCTGGTGTCGGCTGTCATCCGCTCGCTGGACGAGGACGATCCGCGCGGCGCCCTCGAACGCCGACGGTGCGTGCGGGGCGATGGCAACCGCGGCACCGGCACGCTGCGCATCGAGGCGCCGAGGGACATGATCGACACGATCGCGGCCGCGGTCGAGGTCGTCGCGACCCGGATCATCGACGAGGCGGTGTCGGGGTCGGATCGGCGGCGGACCGAGGTGATCGCGGAACGGGGCGGGCTCGCCGCCGTCCGCGTCGACGCGCTGCTCCAGATCGCCGAGCAGGCCCTGGCCGCCGCGCCGGCTGCCGCAGAGCGCGGCGACGTCGGCCGGCTGAGCCTCGTCGTCGACACCGAGACCCTCTCCGCGATCGCCGACGAGCCGAGCGACGGCGTGTGCACCCTCGGCGGTCAGGCGGTCGACCCCGAGATCGCCCGGCGCTGGGCATGCGACATCCGCTCCTCGGTGGTGATCGACCACGAAGGACACGGCTGCGACGAAGGCCGGGAGACCCGGGTGCTCAACCGTCGCCTCCGCCGGGCGCTGCTCCGCCGGGACCACGGCAGCTGCCGCTTTCCCGGCTGCGGGGTGAACTCGTGGCTCCACGCCCACCACATCATCCATTGGGCCGACCACGGCCCCACCGAGCTGGCCAATCTCGTGAGCCTGTGCGGCTTCCACCACCGGCTCGTGCACGAGGGCGGGTGGACGGTCGAACTGACCGCCGGCGGCGTGGCGTGGCGCGACCCCGACGGCGAGTCGCTCATCACCCCGCCACTCGCCGGCTCGGCGTCCGACATCCCCCCGACGTCGACCGCACCGGCCGCGGGCCGCTGGCACCGCGACGGGCTCGACTTCCACTTCGCGGTGGCGGTCGTGACCGAACATTGCCTGCGAGCGCGGGCCCGAGCCGGCGTCCCCGCGGGGACGTCGGCGTCCACGCCCCGCCACACCGATCGGACCCGAAAGGAACGAAGGTCCCTGTCGCGCGACCAGCGTCCCGAGTAG